A region from the Wansuia hejianensis genome encodes:
- a CDS encoding iron-containing alcohol dehydrogenase codes for MNQLKKIYCRVFQTAFKIALPFLPYRKPEIVGSVKALPEIIRKNNCDNVLVITDTGIRKLGLTKRLEKALAAGGITFTIYDQTVANPTTANVAEALEIYQSGGCNAIIGFGGGSSMDCAKAVAVCAAKPGKSLEKMKGILKVHTKLPLIIAIPTTAGTGSETTLAAVITDAETRHKYAINDFPLIPRYAVLDPKVTLSLPPHITATTGMDALTHAVEAFIGNSTTYGTRKDALMAVRLIFENLDTAYADGNNIEARRNMLKASFYAGCAFTKSYVGYVHAVAHSLGGEYNVPHGLANAVLLPFVLEAYGSSIHAKLRKLAVEAGISDKGSSDEYAAKNFIQAVKDMKKRFGIGDTIREIREEDISKLSHYADKEANPLYPVPVLMNAKELEQFYYLLMEN; via the coding sequence ATGAATCAACTGAAAAAGATTTACTGCAGGGTCTTTCAGACAGCATTTAAAATCGCCCTGCCTTTTCTTCCTTACCGCAAGCCGGAGATTGTCGGCAGCGTAAAAGCACTTCCGGAAATCATACGGAAAAATAACTGTGACAACGTTCTGGTCATCACTGATACAGGCATCCGGAAGCTGGGACTCACAAAGCGCCTGGAAAAGGCTCTGGCAGCCGGCGGTATCACTTTTACCATCTACGATCAGACCGTCGCCAACCCCACGACGGCCAATGTGGCGGAGGCGCTGGAGATCTATCAGTCCGGCGGATGCAACGCGATTATCGGTTTCGGAGGGGGCTCCAGCATGGACTGTGCCAAGGCTGTGGCCGTATGCGCGGCAAAGCCGGGCAAGTCTCTCGAGAAGATGAAAGGAATTCTGAAGGTACACACAAAGCTTCCGCTGATTATAGCAATCCCGACGACAGCAGGAACCGGCAGTGAAACGACTCTGGCGGCTGTTATCACCGACGCCGAAACACGCCATAAATATGCGATTAACGATTTCCCGCTGATCCCAAGATACGCGGTATTGGACCCCAAGGTCACTCTGAGCCTTCCGCCTCACATCACCGCCACTACCGGCATGGACGCCCTCACTCATGCGGTTGAGGCTTTCATTGGCAATTCAACCACCTACGGTACCCGGAAAGACGCCCTGATGGCCGTCCGGTTAATTTTTGAGAACCTGGACACCGCTTATGCGGACGGAAACAATATAGAAGCCCGGCGCAACATGCTGAAAGCTTCCTTCTACGCAGGCTGTGCGTTTACCAAATCCTACGTGGGATATGTTCACGCGGTGGCCCACTCCCTGGGCGGAGAATACAATGTGCCCCACGGGCTGGCTAATGCAGTCCTCCTCCCTTTTGTACTGGAAGCCTATGGCTCTTCCATCCACGCCAAGCTCCGCAAGCTGGCTGTTGAGGCCGGCATTTCTGACAAAGGCTCATCCGATGAATATGCGGCCAAAAATTTCATCCAAGCGGTTAAAGATATGAAGAAACGCTTCGGCATCGGAGATACGATCCGGGAAATCAGAGAAGAGGATATCTCAAAGCTTTCTCATTACGCGGATAAGGAAGCTAATCCCCTCTACCCTGTCCCGGTTCTCATGAACGCCAAGGAACTGGAACAATTCTATTATCTTCTGATGGAAAACTGA
- a CDS encoding replication-associated recombination protein A, whose translation MEQLTLFSGPETQPLAARLRPQSLDEFVGQAHLLGEGKVLRRLIESDQISSMIFWGPPGVGKTTLARIIANRTKASFIDFSAVTSGIKEIRTVMQQAEENRRYGEKTIVFVDEIHRFNKAQQDAFLPFVEKGSIILIGATTENPSFEINGALLSRCKVFVLQALRTGELTALLARALEDKRGFGNQRIRISGDMLEMIAVFANGDARTALSTLEMVVLNGDLDGEGVITVTSGTLEQCTSRKSLLYDKTGEEHYNLISALHKSMRNSDPDAAVYWLARMLEAGEDPLYVARRVIRFASEDVGLADPRALEIAVAAYQACHFLGMPECTVHLTEAVVYLSVAPKSNSLYEAYEQAKKDAVKQLAEPVPLVIRNGVTRLMKELDYGKGYQYAHDTEEKLTDMQCLPDSLLGREYYRPGEQGLEARYKERLDQMKAWKKSVRGREGGCVRDE comes from the coding sequence ATGGAACAGTTGACACTTTTTAGCGGCCCTGAAACCCAACCCCTGGCGGCCAGGCTCCGGCCCCAGTCTCTGGATGAGTTTGTGGGACAGGCACACCTGCTGGGCGAGGGTAAGGTGCTGAGGCGCCTGATTGAAAGCGACCAGATATCTTCCATGATTTTCTGGGGGCCGCCCGGTGTGGGCAAGACAACTCTTGCGCGAATCATCGCCAACAGGACAAAAGCTTCATTTATAGATTTTTCGGCGGTTACCAGCGGTATTAAGGAGATCCGCACGGTCATGCAGCAGGCGGAGGAAAACCGCCGTTATGGGGAAAAGACCATCGTATTTGTGGATGAGATCCATCGGTTCAATAAGGCTCAGCAGGATGCGTTCCTGCCCTTTGTGGAGAAAGGCAGCATTATTCTGATCGGCGCTACGACGGAGAATCCATCCTTTGAGATTAACGGGGCTCTTTTATCCAGGTGTAAGGTGTTTGTGCTGCAGGCCTTAAGGACCGGTGAGCTGACGGCTCTGTTGGCACGAGCCTTAGAGGATAAGAGGGGATTCGGCAATCAAAGAATCAGGATTTCCGGGGATATGCTTGAAATGATCGCTGTATTTGCCAACGGGGATGCCAGGACAGCCCTTTCCACGCTGGAGATGGTGGTGCTGAACGGCGATCTGGACGGCGAAGGGGTGATCACTGTCACATCCGGGACTCTGGAGCAGTGTACATCCAGAAAGTCTCTGCTATATGATAAAACAGGTGAAGAGCATTACAACCTGATTTCCGCCCTCCATAAGTCTATGCGGAATTCGGACCCGGATGCGGCTGTATACTGGCTGGCCCGTATGCTGGAGGCAGGAGAAGATCCCCTGTATGTGGCCAGGCGCGTGATACGGTTCGCCAGTGAGGATGTGGGTCTTGCTGATCCGAGAGCGCTGGAAATCGCAGTTGCGGCCTATCAGGCCTGCCATTTCCTCGGGATGCCGGAATGCACGGTTCATTTGACGGAGGCCGTAGTCTATCTGTCGGTGGCTCCTAAATCTAACTCCCTCTATGAAGCCTATGAGCAGGCCAAGAAGGATGCGGTGAAGCAGCTGGCAGAACCGGTGCCGCTGGTGATCCGCAACGGGGTGACCCGTTTGATGAAAGAGCTGGATTACGGTAAAGGGTATCAGTATGCCCATGATACGGAAGAAAAACTGACTGACATGCAGTGCCTTCCCGATTCCCTGCTGGGCCGGGAGTATTACCGGCCGGGAGAACAGGGGCTGGAAGCCAGATATAAGGAGCGGCTGGATCAGATGAAAGCATGGAAGAAGTCTGTCCGCGGCAGGGAAGGTGGATGCGTTCGCGATGAATAG
- a CDS encoding sensor histidine kinase, giving the protein MDIILFSLYESYEALCIQKGVKLSVEMEEKELPELKADPDRLIQVLRIFMDNAVRFSKKGSGIELQARALKNEICFSVADHGTGISAEDAVHVFERFYCGDKSRTDQSHYGLGLSIAAEITRMMGGKDRFQRNARRRLHVLGCVSRQLIRIFSRKPEPRIHQRELPVNNTSPDIWCSRLRPACP; this is encoded by the coding sequence GTGGATATCATCCTGTTCAGCCTGTATGAAAGCTATGAAGCGTTGTGCATTCAAAAAGGCGTGAAATTGTCAGTGGAAATGGAAGAAAAGGAATTGCCGGAACTGAAGGCCGATCCGGACCGGCTGATCCAGGTTCTGAGGATTTTCATGGACAATGCCGTGAGGTTTTCAAAAAAAGGCTCCGGCATAGAGCTTCAAGCCAGAGCTTTAAAAAATGAAATCTGTTTTTCTGTCGCAGATCATGGAACGGGGATTTCTGCAGAAGACGCGGTTCATGTCTTTGAACGGTTCTATTGCGGGGATAAATCCCGGACAGATCAATCACACTATGGCCTGGGACTGTCCATAGCCGCAGAAATCACCCGTATGATGGGGGGGAAGGATCGGTTTCAGAGAAACGCCAGGCGGCGGCTGCACGTTCTGGGCTGCGTTTCCCGTCAGCTAATCAGAATTTTTTCCCGGAAGCCAGAGCCGCGAATTCATCAAAGGGAACTGCCTGTGAATAATACCAGCCCTGATATCTGGTGCAGCCGGCTCCGGCCAGCGTGTCCCTGA
- a CDS encoding TetR/AcrR family transcriptional regulator, with the protein MEDKRIVKTKRALRQALIELLADTPFEEITITNLCKTADISRITFYTHYSDKYDLADDIFKEMIASGTELYNRLQQSNNPGNDPVTSYCNVLDSILDTYYNNFDFFHQTSPHRNYSLAFTFYHYVLETVEMHARKERNLLMPKYSTRKVTGFLCLGLLGFINECHGERSSLEQIRAESKEILRGILESEILTKRGVIHRPET; encoded by the coding sequence ATGGAAGATAAAAGAATTGTCAAGACAAAGCGCGCCCTCAGGCAGGCTCTGATCGAACTGCTGGCTGACACGCCATTTGAAGAAATCACGATCACTAACTTATGCAAAACTGCCGATATCAGCCGGATTACATTCTACACTCACTACAGTGACAAATATGACCTGGCCGACGATATATTCAAAGAAATGATCGCCTCCGGGACGGAGCTGTATAACCGCCTGCAACAGTCCAACAATCCCGGGAACGACCCGGTGACCAGCTACTGCAACGTCCTGGACAGCATCCTGGACACTTATTATAACAATTTTGACTTTTTTCACCAGACCAGCCCTCACCGGAATTACTCTCTGGCATTCACTTTCTATCACTATGTGCTGGAGACTGTTGAAATGCACGCCCGCAAGGAACGCAATCTCCTGATGCCCAAGTATTCAACGCGGAAGGTTACGGGATTTCTCTGCCTGGGGCTGCTGGGCTTCATTAATGAATGCCATGGAGAACGGAGTTCCCTTGAGCAGATACGTGCAGAATCTAAAGAAATCCTGCGGGGAATTCTCGAATCGGAGATTTTAACTAAAAGGGGCGTCATTCACAGGCCAGAAACTTGA
- a CDS encoding GGDEF domain-containing protein, with protein MRKIGIVQKIIFTPEEEERFQRSVERQIRRFLWIPVGILILFQIFNILHALIYTEFRLDTVPSRVYFCMYALMLTASLLAVGMLYVFSRPAAGERTGRILRLQYVFVVFLVAWSVAVTLYDQRVSDNISVYLVMVMSAAVLAYLPPGVFLPLYLLSEAFMIAGMPLFSSGQAGDHFGFYVNSAGMTLTSLFVSFYRYYSQRRDFKNRCIIEEKNQEIMEKSAELDFIANHDSLTGLLNRRFLIGFLHRIYQDSRQNQFLLGVYMIDIDNFKNYNDCYGHVMGDECLRRIADALGLQMDTGKLFRYGGEEFLVLKPDVRREDCDRIGEELRRCVEALKIKAADPGKVVTVSIGFSCGEARDEKGWESLLKKADSALYHAKRSGKNQVSGL; from the coding sequence ATGAGAAAAATCGGGATTGTTCAGAAAATCATATTTACTCCGGAAGAGGAAGAGAGATTTCAGCGTTCGGTGGAGCGGCAGATCCGCCGCTTTCTGTGGATTCCTGTCGGAATCCTGATTTTGTTCCAGATCTTTAATATACTGCATGCGCTGATCTATACGGAATTCAGGCTGGATACGGTTCCCAGCAGGGTTTATTTTTGTATGTACGCGCTGATGCTCACGGCGTCGCTGCTGGCTGTCGGGATGCTGTATGTGTTTTCACGGCCGGCAGCCGGAGAGCGTACGGGGCGTATCCTGCGGCTGCAGTACGTATTTGTGGTTTTTCTTGTGGCATGGTCTGTTGCGGTCACGCTTTATGACCAGAGGGTATCTGATAACATCAGTGTATACCTGGTCATGGTCATGAGTGCGGCGGTGCTGGCCTATCTGCCGCCGGGGGTGTTCCTGCCGCTGTACCTTCTGAGTGAGGCATTTATGATCGCCGGGATGCCGCTGTTCAGCAGCGGACAGGCCGGTGACCATTTTGGATTCTATGTGAATTCGGCCGGCATGACGCTCACATCGCTGTTTGTAAGCTTTTACCGGTATTACAGCCAGCGGAGGGATTTCAAAAACCGATGTATTATTGAAGAAAAAAATCAGGAAATTATGGAGAAGAGTGCGGAGCTGGATTTCATTGCCAATCACGATTCTCTCACCGGCCTGCTGAACCGCCGTTTTCTAATAGGCTTTCTTCACAGGATCTATCAGGACAGCAGGCAGAATCAGTTTCTCCTGGGGGTCTACATGATCGACATAGATAATTTCAAGAATTACAATGACTGTTACGGTCATGTGATGGGAGATGAGTGTCTGAGAAGAATTGCGGATGCCCTGGGCCTTCAGATGGATACAGGCAAGCTGTTCCGGTACGGAGGGGAAGAATTCCTCGTGCTGAAGCCGGACGTCCGGCGGGAGGACTGTGACAGGATAGGAGAAGAGCTGCGCAGGTGCGTAGAGGCTCTGAAGATAAAGGCCGCCGATCCAGGGAAGGTGGTTACGGTCAGCATCGGCTTCAGCTGCGGAGAAGCCAGAGACGAGAAAGGCTGGGAGTCCCTGCTGAAAAAGGCCGACAGCGCCCTGTACCATGCGAAGCGGAGCGGGAAGAATCAAGTTTCTGGCCTGTGA
- a CDS encoding radical SAM protein, whose product MNVGTKIKNAAISTAINTALNYLEKDPEKNAPKIMDLVDKLCPEDWYVGQRNAIRQAIEEKNNWYDLILRIYALDPEVRKAFFANFITNASLKGSALQEETAEKNNCNVPWAILLDPTSACNLQCTGCWAAEYGHKLNLSLETIDSIVQQGKAMGTYMYIYTGGEPLVRKKDLIKICEMHPDCEFLSFTNGTLIDEEFCQEMLRVKNFVPAISLEGFEDANDSRRGQGVYQKVMHAMELLKSHKLPFGISVCYTSRNFEDVSSEAFYDKIIDMGALFVWFFHYMPVGNAASPELMLSPEQRTEMYKRIREFRGTKAIFGMDFQNDGEYVGGCIAGGRRYLHINAKGDVEPCVFIHYSNANIHDCTLLEALKSPIFQAYHDNQPFNENHLRPCPMLENPQRLRQLVKDTNAVNTDYQDPESVDHLCDKCETYAANWQPVADELWCSSHPDSCSSCSGCGK is encoded by the coding sequence ATGAATGTAGGAACTAAAATTAAAAATGCTGCAATTTCTACGGCTATCAATACCGCATTGAATTACCTGGAAAAAGACCCTGAGAAAAATGCACCCAAGATCATGGACCTGGTTGACAAACTGTGTCCGGAAGACTGGTATGTTGGCCAGAGAAACGCAATCCGTCAGGCAATCGAGGAGAAGAACAACTGGTATGATCTGATTCTTCGTATCTATGCACTGGATCCGGAAGTCCGCAAGGCATTTTTCGCTAACTTTATCACCAACGCCAGCTTAAAGGGAAGCGCGCTTCAGGAAGAGACAGCAGAAAAAAATAACTGCAACGTTCCGTGGGCAATCCTGCTGGATCCTACATCCGCATGTAATCTGCAGTGCACCGGCTGTTGGGCTGCTGAGTACGGCCACAAGCTGAACCTCTCTCTGGAGACGATTGATTCTATCGTACAACAGGGTAAAGCGATGGGTACTTATATGTACATCTATACCGGCGGCGAACCGTTGGTACGTAAAAAAGACCTGATCAAAATCTGCGAAATGCATCCTGACTGTGAATTCCTGTCCTTCACCAATGGAACGCTGATCGATGAAGAATTCTGCCAGGAAATGCTCCGCGTGAAAAACTTCGTTCCGGCTATCAGCCTGGAGGGCTTTGAAGACGCCAACGACAGCCGCCGCGGACAGGGCGTTTACCAGAAGGTAATGCATGCAATGGAGTTGCTGAAATCACACAAGCTGCCCTTTGGTATTTCTGTATGCTATACCAGCCGCAACTTTGAGGATGTGTCCAGTGAAGCATTCTATGATAAGATCATCGATATGGGAGCCCTGTTTGTATGGTTCTTCCATTATATGCCGGTAGGCAACGCTGCTTCTCCGGAACTGATGCTGAGTCCGGAACAGCGTACAGAGATGTACAAACGCATTCGTGAATTCCGTGGAACCAAGGCCATCTTCGGTATGGATTTCCAGAATGATGGAGAGTATGTAGGCGGATGTATTGCCGGAGGCCGCCGTTACCTGCATATCAACGCTAAGGGTGACGTAGAGCCTTGTGTATTCATCCACTATTCCAATGCAAATATTCATGACTGCACTCTGCTGGAAGCACTGAAGAGCCCGATTTTCCAGGCTTATCATGATAACCAGCCATTTAATGAGAATCATCTCCGCCCCTGCCCAATGCTGGAGAATCCGCAGCGCCTGCGCCAGCTGGTTAAGGATACCAATGCGGTGAATACTGATTATCAGGATCCTGAGTCTGTCGACCATCTCTGTGACAAATGCGAAACCTACGCCGCTAACTGGCAGCCGGTTGCAGACGAACTCTGGTGTTCTTCTCACCCGGATTCCTGCTCTTCCTGCAGCGGATGTGGAAAATAA
- a CDS encoding DegV family protein gives MQGIAVMTDSNSGMSREEGERLGISVLPMPFLIDGTFHLEGVDLTQEEFYRLLGQNAEVSTSQPSPGEIMDWWGELLNSHDEVLYIPMSSSLSESCHAAQNLALEYGGKVQVVDNRRISVTQRQSVLDAVELAKKGLRAPVIKEILEREALEASIYITVDTLKYLKKGGRITSAAAAIGTVLNLKPVLTIQGGKLDAAGKARGMKAARRIMVNAMGRDCETRFEKACREGRMRLQIAYSQISREVLDSWLEEVQAAFPSVEIYAAPLSLSIACHIGPGALALAAAKVPEEL, from the coding sequence ATGCAGGGAATTGCAGTGATGACAGACAGTAACAGCGGAATGAGCAGGGAGGAAGGGGAACGGCTTGGTATCTCCGTACTGCCGATGCCTTTTTTAATAGATGGTACATTTCATTTGGAGGGAGTAGATTTAACACAGGAAGAATTTTACCGCCTGCTCGGGCAGAATGCGGAGGTTTCCACCTCACAGCCGTCCCCCGGCGAGATTATGGACTGGTGGGGAGAGCTTCTGAACTCTCATGACGAGGTTCTGTATATTCCTATGTCCAGCAGTTTGAGTGAATCCTGTCATGCGGCACAGAATCTTGCTCTGGAATACGGGGGAAAGGTGCAGGTAGTGGACAACCGGAGGATTTCCGTCACCCAGAGGCAGTCTGTTCTGGATGCCGTGGAGCTGGCGAAAAAGGGATTACGTGCGCCCGTGATCAAAGAAATCCTGGAAAGGGAGGCTCTGGAAGCCAGTATCTACATCACTGTGGATACTCTGAAGTACCTGAAAAAGGGCGGAAGGATAACCAGCGCGGCAGCGGCTATTGGCACAGTGCTTAATCTGAAGCCGGTCTTAACCATCCAGGGTGGGAAATTAGATGCCGCGGGAAAGGCCAGAGGGATGAAAGCTGCCAGACGGATTATGGTCAATGCCATGGGGCGGGACTGCGAGACGAGATTCGAGAAGGCCTGCCGGGAAGGGAGGATGCGGCTTCAGATCGCATACAGCCAGATCTCCCGGGAGGTGCTGGACAGTTGGCTAGAAGAAGTGCAGGCAGCATTTCCGAGCGTGGAGATATATGCCGCACCGCTGTCGCTGAGCATCGCCTGCCATATCGGGCCGGGCGCGCTGGCGCTGGCTGCAGCGAAGGTACCGGAAGAGTTGTGA
- a CDS encoding EAL domain-containing protein codes for MWRSIFTRFRKLSQCTGIQAIRNGLVTLIPILMIGAFSLVLKSLPLTAYQEFIAGWSGGFLYALINGVYNVTFGLLSVYMTLSISYQYSLLKSSDARSHSGGMIIVALVCFFILSGMTTGTATEGSFGAQGTFIAILASLAGSELYVILVDRMKPVNLFSDGGDVRLTSAIKSIFPAAIVIILFAVLNYVILSITGADSIQSLFLLSANAIFRVVGSGIGGGLLFVILSSVLWFFGIHGSNVLEGVSTTMLVPALEKNAAAVAAGQTPVEILTKPFLDTFVLMGGCGATLGLFLALLLFSRRRSNRTLIKMAAFPLVFNINEILVFGLPVIYNPTLLIPFILTPVACFFTSYAATVIGLVPVVTHTVEWTTPVLIGGYMATGSVAGTLLQVFNLFLAVLIYRPFVRRYDAEKLRTAQSEYDELLQKMKYSEATGTPTVLTASDTIAKALAADLNHAINTGQLMLYYQPQYHLDGRCLGAEALLRWDHKVFGMVYPPLIIRLAQEADLLPRLEKMIVSRAAADLQRLHSETGLELKISVNITGSSIQSADFENFLTDLSARDYLPWLEITEQTALLFNDELKARFSRLHELGYHFAVDDFSMGQTSLKYLLGSQFELVKLDGSLVTGMLDNPRCRDIVSSIVQLSHSLNVDVLAEYVSSPELRDTLAGAGCTRYQGWYYSQAVPFDEFAALASGKKF; via the coding sequence ATGTGGCGTTCGATATTTACAAGATTCAGAAAATTATCTCAGTGTACAGGAATACAGGCGATCCGTAACGGCCTCGTCACACTGATTCCCATATTAATGATTGGAGCCTTCTCACTGGTTCTGAAATCACTCCCCCTCACAGCTTATCAGGAGTTTATTGCAGGCTGGAGCGGGGGCTTTCTTTATGCGCTTATTAATGGCGTCTATAATGTCACCTTCGGCCTTTTGTCTGTTTATATGACACTGTCCATCTCTTATCAGTACAGCCTTCTGAAGAGCTCTGACGCCAGATCACATTCAGGAGGAATGATTATCGTCGCCCTGGTATGCTTTTTTATTTTATCAGGAATGACTACCGGAACCGCCACGGAGGGATCTTTCGGCGCCCAGGGCACATTTATAGCCATTCTGGCTTCGCTGGCCGGTTCTGAACTATACGTCATCCTGGTGGACCGCATGAAGCCGGTGAACCTTTTTTCTGACGGCGGCGACGTCCGGCTGACTTCCGCAATCAAATCTATTTTCCCTGCCGCTATTGTCATCATTCTGTTTGCCGTGCTTAACTATGTGATTTTGAGCATTACCGGGGCAGACAGCATCCAATCCCTGTTCCTTCTGAGCGCCAACGCTATTTTCAGGGTTGTCGGAAGCGGTATCGGAGGCGGGCTTCTGTTCGTAATTCTCTCCAGCGTCCTCTGGTTTTTCGGCATACACGGCAGCAACGTCCTGGAGGGTGTTTCCACCACAATGCTGGTCCCCGCTCTTGAGAAGAATGCTGCTGCTGTCGCTGCCGGGCAGACGCCTGTGGAGATCCTCACCAAGCCCTTCCTGGATACCTTCGTCCTCATGGGCGGCTGCGGCGCCACTCTCGGACTTTTTCTGGCACTCCTGCTGTTCAGCCGCAGGAGAAGCAACCGTACACTGATTAAAATGGCCGCCTTTCCGCTGGTATTCAATATTAATGAGATCCTTGTGTTCGGCCTTCCGGTCATCTACAACCCGACGCTGCTGATTCCGTTCATACTGACGCCCGTCGCCTGTTTCTTCACCTCCTACGCCGCCACTGTCATCGGTCTGGTCCCGGTCGTAACGCACACAGTTGAATGGACGACTCCTGTGCTGATCGGAGGGTATATGGCCACGGGATCTGTCGCCGGCACTCTTCTGCAGGTATTCAACCTGTTTCTGGCTGTATTGATTTACCGCCCCTTTGTCCGCAGGTACGATGCTGAAAAGCTCCGGACAGCCCAGTCGGAATACGACGAGCTTCTTCAGAAAATGAAATACAGCGAAGCCACTGGGACGCCTACCGTACTCACTGCCTCTGATACTATAGCCAAGGCCCTGGCCGCGGATCTGAATCACGCGATCAACACCGGTCAGCTAATGCTGTATTACCAGCCCCAATATCATCTGGACGGACGCTGCCTGGGGGCTGAAGCGCTGCTGCGATGGGATCACAAGGTCTTCGGCATGGTCTACCCTCCCCTGATCATCCGTCTCGCCCAGGAAGCAGATCTGCTTCCCCGCCTGGAAAAGATGATCGTTTCCCGCGCCGCCGCAGATCTCCAGCGGCTGCACAGCGAAACCGGACTGGAACTAAAAATCAGCGTCAATATCACAGGCTCCTCGATTCAGTCGGCAGATTTTGAGAATTTCCTGACTGACCTGTCAGCCAGGGATTATTTGCCCTGGTTAGAAATCACTGAACAGACTGCCCTTCTGTTCAATGACGAACTGAAGGCGCGATTTTCCCGCCTGCACGAGCTGGGTTACCATTTTGCGGTAGATGATTTCTCCATGGGTCAGACGTCCCTGAAATACCTTCTCGGCAGCCAGTTTGAACTGGTTAAGCTGGATGGGTCGCTGGTGACAGGCATGCTTGATAATCCCCGGTGCCGGGATATCGTTTCCTCCATTGTCCAGCTCTCCCATTCCCTGAATGTAGACGTGCTGGCTGAGTATGTCAGCAGCCCAGAGCTCAGGGACACGCTGGCCGGAGCCGGCTGCACCAGATATCAGGGCTGGTATTATTCACAGGCAGTTCCCTTTGATGAATTCGCGGCTCTGGCTTCCGGGAAAAAATTCTGA
- a CDS encoding MarR family winged helix-turn-helix transcriptional regulator — MIERFEKLTSGITQVYKSIQRIKKHRMDSLGLKGSHVMCIYYLSKNPEGLTAADLCSICREDKAGISRILSDLEMNQFITYTISPDKRKYRAKAVLTARGSDCALKVKDLIMSAVISGGKGISDEERELFYRVLFQVSENLNEICAKLDKETERISNNHESTEKDLLQGLSDSI; from the coding sequence ATGATAGAAAGATTTGAAAAACTCACCTCCGGTATCACCCAGGTCTACAAATCCATTCAGAGGATCAAGAAACACCGCATGGATTCCCTGGGGCTCAAGGGTTCCCATGTCATGTGTATCTACTACCTCAGTAAGAATCCGGAAGGGCTGACAGCGGCTGACCTGTGCTCCATCTGCCGTGAGGATAAGGCCGGTATTTCCAGGATTCTTTCGGATCTTGAGATGAATCAGTTCATCACCTACACCATTTCCCCCGATAAAAGGAAATACCGTGCGAAAGCGGTTTTAACCGCCAGAGGATCTGACTGCGCCCTCAAGGTGAAGGACTTGATTATGAGTGCGGTTATTTCAGGTGGCAAGGGGATTTCGGATGAGGAACGGGAGCTCTTTTACCGCGTCCTGTTTCAGGTTTCCGAGAACCTGAATGAGATCTGTGCTAAATTGGATAAAGAAACAGAAAGGATTTCTAACAACCATGAATCAACTGAAAAAGATTTACTGCAGGGTCTTTCAGACAGCATTTAA